From Edaphobacter lichenicola, the proteins below share one genomic window:
- a CDS encoding GAF domain-containing SpoIIE family protein phosphatase yields the protein MATQFPPLDAFDALEAVPHNIHSSCEFIQALMKLQRAAQLITSSLDLDVLFDRVVNDIADAIGCVEVSVWLRDAGGDEMVLHGVRGCSTYCKGDRLKIGERGMVGHVASTGVTRYAGDVTIDPYYVACELDTRSEVAVPLLLHGEVIGALCVDHKQINAFSDDQIAVMEALAGHIAVAIENARLFRNERHEREQMQREADDARAVQQSLFVKAVPLVCGFAFETAWNPAGTLAGDWFDLIDLGEDRCGIVLADVSGKGMPAALLMSATRAILRSLVKLDPSPGKTLMQLNQILMEDFPMGKFVTMIYGVLDARSREITIASAGHLRPLLINGECSFLDIDTGMPLGLGTTTYPEYKVTLKPGTQLLFYTDGITEAMNRSDEEYGAARLVDHFLRPSACVEGLIEEVCRFSHGSNHTDDATAVLIRSR from the coding sequence ATGGCGACCCAGTTCCCCCCGCTTGATGCGTTCGATGCCCTCGAAGCAGTTCCCCACAACATTCACTCCTCCTGCGAGTTCATCCAGGCCCTGATGAAGTTGCAGCGGGCGGCGCAACTCATCACCTCCAGCCTCGACCTCGATGTCCTGTTCGATCGCGTTGTAAACGATATCGCCGATGCGATCGGCTGCGTAGAGGTCTCCGTCTGGCTGCGCGATGCGGGCGGCGACGAGATGGTGCTTCACGGCGTGCGTGGATGCTCAACCTACTGCAAAGGCGACCGCCTCAAGATCGGCGAACGAGGCATGGTCGGCCATGTCGCCTCAACCGGTGTGACGCGCTACGCCGGAGACGTAACAATCGATCCCTACTACGTGGCCTGCGAACTCGACACGCGGTCTGAAGTTGCAGTTCCGCTCCTGCTTCACGGCGAGGTCATCGGAGCCCTGTGCGTCGATCACAAGCAGATCAACGCCTTCTCGGACGACCAGATCGCCGTCATGGAGGCGTTGGCCGGCCACATCGCCGTGGCGATCGAAAACGCCAGACTCTTCCGCAACGAGCGCCACGAGCGCGAGCAGATGCAGCGTGAAGCAGACGACGCCCGCGCTGTTCAGCAATCGCTCTTCGTCAAGGCTGTCCCGCTGGTCTGTGGCTTCGCCTTTGAAACCGCGTGGAATCCAGCCGGAACCCTCGCTGGCGATTGGTTTGATCTGATCGATCTTGGCGAAGATCGCTGCGGAATCGTGCTCGCCGATGTCTCCGGCAAAGGAATGCCTGCGGCCCTGTTAATGTCGGCAACGCGCGCCATCCTGCGCTCGCTGGTCAAGCTCGATCCCTCTCCGGGAAAAACGCTCATGCAGCTTAATCAGATCCTGATGGAAGACTTTCCCATGGGCAAGTTCGTCACCATGATCTACGGCGTGCTCGACGCGCGATCCCGCGAGATCACCATCGCCAGCGCCGGACATCTGCGTCCGCTCCTCATCAACGGAGAGTGCTCCTTCCTCGACATCGACACCGGCATGCCGCTCGGACTCGGCACGACGACGTATCCCGAATACAAGGTCACTCTCAAGCCGGGCACTCAACTCCTCTTCTATACGGACGGCATCACCGAGGCAATGAACCGCAGCGACGAAGAGTACGGCGCAGCGCGGCTGGTCGATCACTTCCTGCGGCCCTCGGCCTGCGTGGAGGGGCTCATCGAGGAGGTGTGCAGATTCAGCCACGGATCGAATCACACCGATGACGCGACTGCGGTTCTGATCCGAAGCCGATAA
- a CDS encoding transglycosylase SLT domain-containing protein — MTLSDSVRTVALVVACLPLVLLTGCPQDQEASPGNAPASTTAPTIMQSAAAPTQSAQAAPSTAQSVDNSARAFKVQQLINSAEAAYRSGVDNYRAGRLDSARLDFDSAVDLMLTSGMDLKTDPQLADEFDHLLNAVNSLEMAALKQGNGFSPKIEEAPLDTAEDLTFPANPELTAKLKAELQTASDLPLVINDQVAGYIGYFANSPSFHAHMLASMERAGKYKTMIQKALTAQGVPQDLIYLAVAESGFQPQALNSRSGAGGMWQFMPTGAYGLARNGFFDERFDPEKSSIAYAKYMKSLYNQFGDWYLAMAAYDWGPGNVQRAVQRTGYADFWELYRRNALPRETRDYVPKILAAVIMAKNPEKYGLDKMVPNEPVVSDTVSIDYAIDLRLVADVTNSSLPEIVALNPSLLRMTTPGDMPFDLHIPIGTRDVFTERLKEIPEDKRSTWRFHVVRSGESLDGIVASLHAHLSDVNAANGLSATDSVDAGDELVIPVTVAQSTRPQRYTVRRGDTLVTVSDRFGVSVEELRRWNHLRSSTVRPGYSLAVAEPVKLAPGTHLRGRGARRRRGARTLSTSVHQGSAHPASGRTGSKTSGASTKNKTAGKKTAGAARPSSTTKTKKKATR; from the coding sequence ATGACTTTAAGCGATTCGGTGCGAACGGTGGCACTCGTGGTGGCGTGTCTGCCGCTCGTACTCTTGACGGGCTGTCCGCAGGATCAGGAGGCCTCGCCCGGCAACGCCCCCGCTTCGACAACCGCTCCGACGATCATGCAATCAGCTGCAGCCCCAACGCAATCCGCGCAGGCCGCTCCCTCCACCGCGCAGTCTGTCGACAACTCTGCCCGGGCCTTCAAGGTGCAGCAGCTGATCAACTCCGCCGAGGCAGCCTATCGCAGCGGCGTAGACAACTATCGCGCCGGCCGTCTCGACTCCGCGCGGCTCGACTTTGACTCTGCCGTCGACCTCATGCTCACCAGCGGCATGGACCTCAAGACCGACCCGCAACTCGCCGATGAGTTCGACCATCTCTTGAACGCGGTCAACTCGCTCGAGATGGCAGCGCTGAAGCAAGGCAACGGATTCTCCCCGAAGATCGAAGAGGCGCCGCTCGACACCGCCGAAGACCTCACCTTCCCCGCGAATCCCGAGCTCACTGCAAAGCTGAAGGCCGAGCTGCAGACCGCGTCCGACCTTCCCCTCGTCATCAACGATCAGGTCGCAGGCTACATCGGGTACTTTGCGAACTCGCCCTCCTTCCACGCCCACATGCTTGCGAGCATGGAGCGCGCCGGAAAATACAAGACCATGATCCAGAAGGCGCTCACGGCCCAGGGCGTCCCGCAGGACCTCATCTACCTCGCGGTAGCCGAATCAGGCTTTCAGCCCCAGGCGCTCAATTCGAGGTCGGGCGCAGGGGGGATGTGGCAGTTCATGCCGACCGGCGCCTACGGTCTCGCACGCAACGGCTTCTTCGACGAGCGCTTCGATCCGGAAAAATCTTCGATCGCCTACGCGAAGTACATGAAGTCCCTCTACAACCAGTTCGGCGACTGGTATCTCGCGATGGCCGCCTACGACTGGGGTCCAGGCAACGTGCAGCGTGCCGTGCAGCGAACCGGCTATGCGGACTTCTGGGAGCTCTATCGCCGCAACGCGCTGCCCAGGGAGACCCGCGACTACGTCCCGAAGATCCTCGCCGCTGTCATCATGGCCAAGAACCCCGAGAAGTACGGCCTCGACAAGATGGTGCCTAACGAACCCGTCGTCTCCGATACCGTGTCGATCGACTACGCGATTGATCTGCGCCTGGTCGCCGACGTTACAAACTCCTCCCTGCCGGAGATCGTGGCCCTCAATCCCAGCCTCCTGCGCATGACCACGCCGGGAGACATGCCCTTCGATCTGCACATCCCCATCGGTACGCGCGACGTCTTCACCGAGCGCCTCAAGGAGATCCCCGAGGACAAACGCAGCACCTGGCGCTTTCACGTGGTCCGCTCCGGCGAGTCGCTCGACGGCATCGTCGCCTCGCTGCATGCCCACCTCAGCGACGTCAACGCCGCGAACGGCCTCTCTGCGACAGACAGCGTCGATGCCGGAGACGAGCTCGTCATCCCGGTGACCGTCGCCCAAAGCACGCGACCGCAGCGATACACCGTGCGTCGTGGCGACACGCTGGTCACCGTATCCGACCGATTCGGCGTCTCCGTCGAAGAGTTGCGGCGATGGAATCACCTCCGCTCAAGCACCGTGCGACCCGGCTACTCCCTCGCCGTCGCCGAGCCGGTGAAGCTCGCACCCGGAACGCACCTGCGCGGCAGAGGGGCTCGCAGAAGAAGAGGCGCGCGCACTCTTTCGACCAGTGTTCATCAGGGTTCCGCGCATCCAGCCAGCGGGCGCACTGGCTCGAAGACAAGTGGAGCGTCAACGAAAAATAAGACCGCAGGCAAGAAGACTGCGGGTGCAGCCAGGCCGAGTTCAACGACCAAAACGAAAAAGAAAGCTACACGATAA
- a CDS encoding peroxiredoxin, with amino-acid sequence MRKAVWIAAIIGVAAACGVGIRANAAPAADTIQAGAVAPNFTLPSQEDKPVSLTDYKGKWVVLYFYPKDQTTGCTIEAHNFQRDIAKYDALNAVVLGVSLDTVEGHKTWCSKDTFSFKLLADPDHKVVDLYGVPVKNYGVMKFANRETFLISPDGKVEKVWEKVDPNVHSTEVLAEITAAKK; translated from the coding sequence ATGCGCAAAGCAGTTTGGATCGCAGCAATCATCGGCGTAGCAGCGGCGTGCGGCGTAGGTATCAGGGCGAATGCAGCGCCCGCCGCAGACACAATACAGGCTGGAGCCGTGGCGCCCAACTTTACCCTGCCCTCGCAGGAGGACAAGCCGGTCAGCCTGACCGACTACAAGGGCAAGTGGGTCGTGCTCTACTTCTACCCGAAGGACCAGACGACCGGCTGCACGATCGAGGCGCATAACTTCCAGCGCGACATCGCGAAGTATGACGCTCTGAACGCGGTCGTTCTGGGTGTGAGCCTGGATACGGTGGAAGGGCACAAGACGTGGTGCTCGAAGGATACGTTCAGCTTCAAGCTGCTCGCTGATCCGGATCACAAGGTGGTCGATCTGTATGGCGTCCCGGTGAAGAACTACGGCGTGATGAAGTTTGCCAATCGCGAGACGTTCCTGATCTCGCCCGACGGCAAGGTGGAGAAGGTGTGGGAGAAGGTCGATCCGAACGTCCACAGCACGGAAGTTCTGGCTGAGATCACGGCCGCCAAGAAGTAA
- a CDS encoding LpxI family protein, whose product MTLSDAPEKLGLIAGNGRFPFLLLDAARAHGLQVVVVAITEETDPEMNDRAAADAGVRVHWLSLGELSRLIETFRAEGVTRAVMAGQVKHKQIFSSIRPDWRLAKLLLNLRTRNTDMLLGAVAKVLGDEGIELISSTQYLEPLLAKAGVLTRRTPDAEEEKDVVYGRTVAQAIAGYDLGQTVVIAAQACVAVEAMEGTDATIARAGELFRTLGVGDETTLRRALTVVKVAKPNQDMRFDVPVIGVATIEAMKAAGATCLAIEAERTLMFDPAAIFSAADEAGITIVAM is encoded by the coding sequence ATGACTTTATCGGACGCACCTGAGAAGTTGGGACTGATTGCAGGGAACGGACGCTTTCCGTTTCTGCTGCTGGATGCTGCGCGTGCGCATGGGTTGCAGGTTGTGGTTGTGGCGATCACTGAGGAGACCGACCCTGAGATGAACGACCGTGCGGCTGCCGATGCTGGGGTTCGCGTCCACTGGCTTTCGCTTGGGGAGCTCTCGCGGCTGATTGAAACCTTTCGCGCAGAGGGTGTGACGCGGGCCGTGATGGCTGGACAGGTAAAGCACAAACAGATCTTCTCGAGCATTCGGCCGGACTGGCGGCTGGCGAAGCTGTTGCTGAATCTTCGCACTCGGAATACCGATATGTTGCTGGGTGCGGTGGCTAAGGTTCTTGGCGATGAGGGGATTGAGCTGATCTCGTCAACGCAGTATCTGGAGCCGCTGCTGGCGAAGGCTGGTGTGCTTACGCGGCGGACTCCTGATGCGGAGGAGGAGAAGGACGTCGTCTATGGACGCACGGTGGCGCAGGCGATTGCCGGGTACGATCTGGGCCAGACGGTGGTGATTGCGGCGCAGGCGTGCGTGGCCGTGGAGGCGATGGAAGGAACGGACGCTACGATTGCACGCGCCGGGGAGCTCTTTCGTACGCTTGGAGTGGGAGACGAGACTACGCTTCGCCGCGCGCTTACGGTGGTGAAGGTGGCCAAGCCCAATCAGGACATGCGCTTCGATGTGCCTGTGATCGGCGTCGCGACGATCGAGGCGATGAAGGCCGCGGGGGCCACCTGCCTTGCAATTGAGGCAGAGAGAACGCTGATGTTTGATCCTGCGGCGATCTTCAGCGCAGCGGACGAGGCCGGGATTACGATCGTCGCGATGTAA
- a CDS encoding Gfo/Idh/MocA family protein, producing the protein MILSVSNRFVLAASLFAATFSFSASAEAQAAPPLRVAIVGLVHGHVQGFLGKLAAHPEIALVGVSDPDPALRQKYIAKTHLPGSMFFATEAEMLKRTQPQAILVYTSIAGHRAAIEEAAPLHIAAMVEKPLATTVEDALAIQALSERYNVPVLTNYETTWYNSNTAAVKMLEEGKIGDLRKLVVHDGHEGPKEIGVDPEFLSWLTDPKQNGAGALFDFGCYGVDLATWILHGELPISVTAVTLQIKPKIYPNVDDDSTVVLTYPHAQAILQGSWNWPFARKDMEIYGATGYVDTVYEDAAPGAMLRARLTGEKSEHVETAPPLQAPQNDSLNYLAAVLAGTVKPQHDLNSLDTNITVVRILDAARRSAQSGRTIYLAREVAEAAK; encoded by the coding sequence ATGATCTTGTCGGTTTCGAATCGTTTCGTCCTCGCTGCTTCCCTTTTTGCTGCAACTTTTTCTTTTTCTGCGAGCGCAGAGGCGCAGGCGGCTCCGCCTCTGCGTGTGGCGATCGTTGGACTGGTTCATGGGCACGTGCAGGGTTTTCTGGGGAAGCTTGCGGCTCATCCTGAGATTGCGCTGGTGGGTGTCTCCGATCCGGACCCGGCGCTGCGCCAGAAGTATATTGCGAAGACACACCTTCCTGGGAGTATGTTCTTCGCGACCGAAGCGGAGATGTTGAAGCGTACGCAGCCGCAGGCGATTCTGGTTTACACCTCGATTGCGGGGCATCGTGCGGCGATTGAAGAGGCTGCGCCGCTGCATATCGCTGCGATGGTGGAGAAGCCGCTGGCCACTACGGTGGAGGACGCGCTCGCGATCCAGGCGCTCTCGGAGAGGTACAACGTTCCGGTGCTGACCAACTACGAGACGACCTGGTACAACTCGAACACCGCTGCGGTGAAGATGCTGGAGGAGGGGAAGATTGGCGATCTGCGCAAGCTGGTCGTGCATGACGGTCACGAGGGGCCGAAGGAGATCGGGGTTGATCCGGAGTTTTTGAGCTGGCTGACGGACCCGAAGCAGAACGGCGCTGGGGCGCTCTTCGACTTTGGTTGCTATGGAGTGGATCTGGCTACGTGGATCCTGCATGGGGAGCTTCCGATTTCCGTGACCGCGGTTACGCTGCAGATTAAGCCGAAGATCTATCCTAACGTCGATGACGACAGCACGGTGGTGCTGACCTATCCTCATGCGCAGGCGATACTTCAGGGCTCGTGGAACTGGCCCTTTGCGCGCAAGGATATGGAGATCTACGGGGCGACCGGGTATGTGGATACGGTGTATGAGGATGCGGCGCCTGGTGCGATGCTTCGCGCTCGTTTGACCGGGGAGAAATCCGAACACGTTGAGACTGCGCCGCCGCTTCAGGCACCGCAAAATGATTCGCTGAACTATCTTGCCGCGGTTCTGGCTGGGACGGTGAAGCCGCAGCATGATTTGAACTCGCTCGACACAAATATTACTGTGGTTCGGATTCTCGATGCTGCGCGACGGTCTGCGCAGAGTGGCAGGACGATTTATCTTGCTCGTGAAGTTGCAGAAGCGGCCAAGTAG
- the lpxA gene encoding acyl-ACP--UDP-N-acetylglucosamine O-acyltransferase, protein MSIHPTAIVAAGAQIPASCTVGPYCTVGPDVVLGEECELVSHVVLDGHLTMGRGNRVFSFACIGISPQDLKYAGEPTRVEIGDGNMIREYVTISRGTKGGGGTTRVGSECLIMAYTHIGHDSQIGNGCILANSATLAGHVTVEDYAVVGALCPVHQFCRIGRYAYIGGGTTITQNVLPYSLTSIERNNHAYGLNKVGLERRGFTPQQLKELRAAYRTLLASKLNISDALAAIRETIASGGAGEHVAYLADFIANSERGIIK, encoded by the coding sequence GTGAGCATCCATCCGACAGCCATCGTTGCGGCGGGTGCGCAGATTCCTGCGAGCTGCACGGTTGGTCCTTACTGCACGGTTGGTCCTGATGTTGTGCTGGGCGAGGAGTGTGAGCTGGTCTCGCACGTGGTGCTCGATGGGCACCTTACGATGGGACGTGGGAATCGTGTCTTCTCGTTTGCATGCATCGGGATCTCGCCGCAGGATTTGAAGTATGCGGGGGAGCCGACGCGGGTGGAGATCGGCGACGGCAATATGATTCGCGAATATGTAACGATTTCGCGCGGGACCAAGGGTGGCGGGGGAACTACCAGGGTTGGGAGTGAGTGCCTGATTATGGCGTATACGCACATTGGGCATGACTCGCAGATTGGTAATGGATGCATTCTGGCCAACTCGGCTACGCTGGCGGGACATGTGACGGTGGAAGACTATGCGGTGGTTGGGGCGCTGTGTCCGGTGCATCAGTTTTGCAGGATTGGGCGGTACGCTTACATCGGCGGTGGGACGACGATTACGCAGAACGTTCTTCCTTACTCGCTCACCTCTATAGAACGGAACAACCATGCTTACGGGCTGAATAAAGTTGGTTTGGAGCGGCGGGGATTTACGCCGCAACAACTGAAGGAGCTGCGCGCGGCTTATCGCACGCTGCTTGCTTCAAAGCTTAATATCTCCGATGCGCTGGCGGCCATTCGCGAGACGATTGCCTCCGGCGGCGCGGGAGAGCATGTTGCGTATCTCGCGGACTTTATCGCCAACAGCGAGCGTGGGATTATCAAGTAG
- the fabZ gene encoding 3-hydroxyacyl-ACP dehydratase FabZ, with protein sequence MSETTTDQIADEQPAARTTMDILEIMSLLPHRYPFLLIDRVVEMERKQRIVAIKNVTINEPHFQGHFPDYPIMPGVLMVEAIAQTGGALLLTEIPDRDQKLMVFTGIENARFRRPVLPGDQLRIEVTVLQWRSRAVKMLGNITVDGKLVCDATVMCQVVPRVVKKAAPETPAE encoded by the coding sequence ATGAGTGAGACTACGACGGATCAGATTGCCGACGAACAACCAGCGGCACGCACTACGATGGACATTCTCGAGATCATGTCCCTGCTGCCGCACCGCTATCCTTTTTTGCTGATCGACCGCGTGGTCGAGATGGAGCGTAAGCAGCGGATTGTGGCGATCAAGAATGTGACGATCAATGAGCCGCACTTTCAGGGGCACTTTCCGGACTACCCGATCATGCCTGGGGTTTTGATGGTGGAGGCGATCGCGCAGACGGGTGGGGCGCTGCTGCTGACCGAGATTCCCGACCGCGACCAGAAGCTGATGGTGTTTACGGGGATTGAGAATGCGCGGTTTCGCCGGCCGGTGCTGCCGGGGGATCAGCTTCGCATCGAGGTGACGGTGCTGCAGTGGCGGAGCCGAGCGGTGAAGATGCTGGGGAACATCACGGTGGATGGCAAGCTGGTGTGCGACGCTACGGTGATGTGCCAGGTGGTGCCGCGAGTGGTGAAGAAGGCTGCGCCGGAGACTCCGGCAGAGTGA
- the cysK gene encoding cysteine synthase A, translating into MKRKFANILETVGNTPVVRINKLAPPDVDLYVKVEAFNPLGSVKDRLALGVIEDAERRGTLKPGQTVIEATSGNTGIGLAMVCAQKGYPLVVVMAETFSIERRKLMRFLGAKIVLTPAAERAVGMIKKTNELAEKHGWFRTLQFENEANAEMHSRTTAQEILRDFEGDRLDYWVTGFGTGGTLKGVARVLAEKRPETKIVVCEPDAAPMISSGEAQPRNADRTPSGSHPAWTPHPQQGWSPDFISSLTQDAIDDHRIDQVLRIGNADAIKCSQELALKEGIFVGITSGATFAGALRVCAEAAKGSTVLCMLPDTGERYLSTPLFADIAVDMTPEELEISRSTPGAQLQGAG; encoded by the coding sequence ATGAAACGGAAGTTCGCAAATATTCTGGAGACAGTGGGGAATACGCCTGTGGTTCGCATCAACAAGCTTGCGCCGCCGGATGTGGATCTGTATGTGAAGGTGGAGGCGTTCAATCCGCTGGGGTCGGTGAAGGACAGGCTGGCGCTGGGCGTGATTGAGGACGCGGAACGGCGCGGGACGCTGAAGCCGGGGCAGACGGTGATTGAAGCTACGAGCGGGAATACGGGCATTGGTCTGGCGATGGTGTGCGCACAGAAGGGGTATCCGCTGGTGGTGGTGATGGCGGAGACGTTCAGCATTGAGCGGCGGAAGCTGATGCGGTTTCTGGGGGCGAAGATTGTGTTGACGCCGGCGGCGGAGAGGGCGGTGGGAATGATCAAAAAGACGAATGAGCTGGCGGAGAAGCATGGGTGGTTCAGGACGCTGCAGTTTGAGAATGAGGCGAATGCGGAGATGCACTCGCGGACGACGGCGCAGGAGATTCTGAGGGATTTTGAGGGCGACCGGCTGGACTACTGGGTGACGGGGTTTGGTACGGGTGGGACGCTGAAGGGAGTGGCGCGGGTGCTGGCGGAGAAGCGTCCGGAGACGAAGATTGTGGTGTGTGAGCCGGATGCGGCGCCGATGATCTCGAGCGGGGAGGCGCAGCCGCGGAATGCGGATCGGACGCCGTCGGGGAGCCACCCGGCGTGGACTCCGCACCCGCAGCAAGGGTGGAGCCCGGATTTTATCTCGAGCCTGACGCAGGATGCGATTGATGACCACAGGATTGATCAGGTGCTGCGGATTGGGAACGCCGATGCGATCAAGTGCAGCCAGGAGTTGGCGCTGAAGGAGGGGATCTTCGTGGGGATTACGTCGGGGGCGACCTTTGCCGGGGCGCTGAGGGTGTGTGCGGAGGCGGCGAAGGGCTCGACTGTGCTGTGCATGCTGCCGGATACTGGGGAGCGGTACCTGAGTACGCCGCTGTTTGCGGATATTGCGGTGGATATGACGCCGGAGGAGCTGGAGATCTCGCGGTCGACACCGGGGGCGCAGCTGCAGGGGGCGGGGTGA
- a CDS encoding SDR family NAD(P)-dependent oxidoreductase, which yields MLNSGSSGVTMSLAGRVALITGGSRGIGAATVRMFRQAGAKVVFNYRSAAKEAEAIVAECGGPEVCRAVEQTLSTPEDGAALVRAAVAAFGRVDCAILNHGVWPAQDAPIAEMTSAQWRLTMGTNLDSVFGVVRAAVAQMKVQPQTGSARGHIVLISSTAGQRGEAFHADYAATKGALISLTKSLSTELIGEGIYCNCVAPGWVATDASAGVLNDPEVSKKLLSLIPLGRPAHVEEIAAPVLFLCTPFAGFISGEIFNVNGGAVLVG from the coding sequence ATGTTGAATAGCGGTAGCTCTGGTGTCACGATGTCGCTGGCCGGGAGGGTTGCGCTGATTACGGGCGGCTCGCGCGGGATCGGCGCGGCGACGGTGCGGATGTTTCGGCAGGCGGGGGCGAAGGTGGTCTTCAACTATCGGTCGGCGGCGAAGGAGGCCGAGGCGATTGTGGCGGAGTGCGGCGGCCCTGAGGTGTGTCGCGCGGTGGAGCAGACACTTTCTACCCCGGAGGACGGTGCGGCGCTGGTGCGCGCTGCGGTGGCGGCGTTCGGGCGGGTGGATTGCGCGATTCTGAATCATGGCGTGTGGCCTGCGCAGGATGCGCCTATCGCCGAGATGACGAGTGCACAGTGGCGTTTGACGATGGGGACGAATCTGGATAGCGTGTTTGGGGTGGTAAGGGCTGCTGTGGCCCAGATGAAGGTTCAGCCGCAGACCGGCTCTGCGCGTGGGCATATTGTTTTGATCAGCTCTACGGCAGGGCAGAGGGGCGAGGCGTTCCATGCCGACTACGCGGCTACGAAGGGGGCGCTGATCAGCTTGACCAAGAGCCTTTCGACGGAGCTGATCGGCGAGGGGATTTATTGCAACTGCGTTGCGCCGGGGTGGGTGGCGACCGATGCTTCGGCTGGGGTGCTGAACGATCCAGAGGTCTCGAAGAAGCTGCTGTCTCTGATTCCGCTGGGGCGTCCGGCGCATGTGGAGGAGATTGCTGCTCCTGTACTTTTTCTTTGTACGCCGTTCGCTGGGTTTATCTCGGGCGAGATCTTCAATGTGAATGGCGGCGCGGTGCTGGTGGGATGA
- a CDS encoding DoxX family membrane protein, translating to MKIAVLIARILLGLVFLVFGLNAFFHFIPMQTIPGDAGVMATLMYTHGWLTFHGLLYTIAGILLIVGRYVPVGLVILGPILVNILVFHITLAPSGIGMGLFCTLLELFLIWAYWPAFEGIFTSDGRRA from the coding sequence ATGAAAATCGCCGTCCTCATCGCACGCATCCTGCTTGGACTAGTCTTTCTCGTATTTGGTCTCAACGCCTTCTTCCACTTCATCCCCATGCAAACCATCCCCGGAGACGCCGGAGTCATGGCCACCCTCATGTACACCCACGGCTGGCTCACCTTCCACGGCCTCCTCTACACCATCGCTGGCATCCTGCTGATCGTAGGCCGCTACGTCCCCGTAGGCCTGGTGATCCTAGGCCCAATCCTGGTCAACATCCTCGTCTTTCACATCACCCTGGCGCCGTCCGGCATCGGCATGGGCCTGTTCTGCACCCTCCTCGAGCTCTTCCTCATCTGGGCCTACTGGCCAGCCTTCGAAGGAATCTTCACTTCAGACGGCCGCCGAGCCTAG
- a CDS encoding DUF1801 domain-containing protein: MRTELLRFDGAVEHDPSIDAWMKEHGGELGFIAQEWFERMRRCGDEVRELVHDGCPVACLGDAPFGYVNVFASHVNVGFFHGAALADPARLLQGTGKFMRHVKLRPGTATDAASLGRLIEMAYSDIKARVENG, encoded by the coding sequence ATGAGAACGGAGTTGCTGCGATTCGACGGCGCCGTCGAACACGATCCCTCCATCGATGCTTGGATGAAAGAGCATGGCGGGGAGTTGGGATTCATCGCGCAGGAGTGGTTTGAGAGGATGCGACGATGCGGGGACGAGGTCCGGGAGCTTGTGCATGACGGATGTCCGGTGGCGTGTCTGGGAGATGCGCCGTTCGGCTACGTGAATGTCTTCGCTTCGCACGTCAACGTGGGATTCTTTCATGGCGCAGCGCTGGCGGATCCGGCGCGCTTGTTGCAGGGCACCGGCAAGTTCATGCGCCATGTGAAGCTACGACCGGGAACGGCAACAGACGCCGCATCGCTCGGCAGGCTGATCGAGATGGCGTACTCGGATATAAAGGCTCGCGTAGAGAACGGGTAG
- a CDS encoding VOC family protein — translation MNKVAPFLWFDDNAGEAAEFYLSVFPHARRLDELRSKGVGPWPVGKIATITIELEGQEMVFLNGGPAHQLNPAFSFFVRCDSQEEIDGYWDKLIEGGKPMACGWLTDRFGLCWQIVPRNIGELISHPKAMEAMMGMVKMDLPALEAAARES, via the coding sequence ATGAACAAAGTTGCGCCATTCCTCTGGTTCGATGACAACGCGGGAGAAGCCGCCGAGTTTTACCTCAGCGTCTTCCCGCATGCGCGCAGGCTCGATGAGCTGCGTTCGAAGGGCGTCGGTCCGTGGCCCGTGGGCAAGATTGCCACGATCACGATCGAGCTGGAAGGCCAGGAGATGGTCTTTCTCAACGGCGGCCCTGCGCATCAGCTCAACCCGGCCTTCTCGTTCTTCGTCCGCTGCGACTCGCAGGAAGAGATCGACGGCTACTGGGACAAGTTGATCGAGGGCGGCAAACCGATGGCCTGCGGCTGGCTGACAGACCGCTTCGGCCTGTGCTGGCAGATTGTGCCACGCAATATCGGCGAGTTGATCAGTCACCCCAAAGCGATGGAGGCCATGATGGGGATGGTCAAGATGGACCTGCCCGCGTTGGAAGCCGCTGCGCGCGAGAGCTGA